A window of Leptotrichia wadei contains these coding sequences:
- the pheS gene encoding phenylalanine--tRNA ligase subunit alpha: MLEKLAHLRKEVLEKLDKVGNLEELNELRVKILGKKGEFTAIMKEMGNIAAEKRAEFGKTTNEIKNVLLAKFDETTTGLKEIAKQERLKNETIDVTLPGRKANVGSLHPLTKTVMEIKDIVSSMGFDIVDGPEVEYVKYNFDALNIPKTHPSREITDTFYIKENEVVLRTQTSGMQIRYMEDRKPPFRMISIGKVYRPDYDVSHTPMFHQMEGLMVGENVSFANFKAILENIVKKIFGEDRRVRFRPHFFPFTEPSAEMDVECGVCKGEGCRVCKGTGWLEILGSGMVNPKVLSGVGIDPQKYQGFAFGLGLERITMLKYGIDDLRAFFENDERFLDQF; this comes from the coding sequence ATGTTAGAAAAATTAGCACACTTGAGAAAAGAAGTGTTAGAAAAACTTGATAAAGTTGGAAATCTTGAGGAATTGAATGAATTGAGGGTAAAAATCCTAGGGAAAAAAGGGGAATTTACGGCGATAATGAAGGAAATGGGAAATATCGCTGCTGAGAAAAGAGCTGAGTTTGGAAAAACTACGAATGAAATAAAAAATGTGTTGTTGGCGAAATTTGATGAAACTACAACTGGCTTGAAGGAAATTGCTAAACAGGAAAGATTGAAAAATGAAACAATAGATGTGACTTTGCCGGGAAGAAAAGCTAATGTTGGATCGCTTCATCCACTTACTAAAACAGTTATGGAAATTAAAGATATTGTTTCTTCTATGGGATTTGACATTGTTGATGGACCTGAAGTTGAGTATGTAAAATATAATTTTGATGCATTAAATATTCCGAAAACACATCCATCGAGGGAAATTACTGATACATTCTATATTAAAGAAAATGAAGTTGTATTGAGAACGCAAACTTCTGGAATGCAAATTAGATACATGGAAGACAGAAAACCACCATTTAGAATGATTTCGATTGGAAAAGTTTACCGTCCAGATTACGATGTATCACATACACCAATGTTTCACCAAATGGAAGGACTTATGGTTGGAGAAAATGTTTCTTTTGCTAATTTTAAAGCGATTTTGGAAAATATTGTAAAGAAAATATTTGGAGAAGACAGAAGAGTAAGATTTAGACCACATTTTTTCCCATTTACAGAACCTTCTGCAGAAATGGACGTAGAATGTGGAGTTTGTAAAGGTGAAGGATGTAGAGTTTGTAAAGGGACAGGATGGCTTGAAATTCTTGGAAGTGGAATGGTAAATCCAAAAGTGCTTTCAGGTGTTGGAATTGACCCACAAAAATATCAAGGATTTGCATTTGGATTGGGACTTGAAAGAATTACGATGTTAAAATATGGAATTGATGACTTGAGAGCATTTTTTGAAAATGATGAGAGATTTTTGGATCAGTTCTAA
- a CDS encoding D-glycero-alpha-D-manno-heptose-1,7-bisphosphate 7-phosphatase produces the protein MKNKFVLLDRDGVINVEKSYLHKIEDFEYEKNVVEGLLKLRDLGYRFAIITNQAGIARGYYTEEDYLRLQSFIEDDLFKKGIKIEKSYFCPHHPNVSGKYGIECNCRKPNTGNFELAIKEFDIDVKNSFMIGDKITDLIPAEKLGIMPVLVKTGYGLKSLEELGGTGLDPMVVDDILDFADNIEKYK, from the coding sequence ATGAAAAATAAATTTGTCCTGCTGGACAGAGATGGTGTTATAAATGTGGAAAAATCGTATTTGCATAAAATTGAAGACTTTGAATATGAAAAAAATGTAGTGGAAGGACTTTTAAAATTGCGGGATTTGGGATATAGATTTGCGATTATAACGAATCAGGCAGGAATTGCGAGAGGATATTACACAGAAGAGGATTATTTAAGATTACAGAGTTTTATTGAAGATGATTTATTTAAAAAAGGAATAAAAATTGAAAAGTCTTACTTTTGTCCACATCACCCAAATGTTAGCGGGAAATATGGAATAGAATGTAATTGTCGGAAGCCAAATACAGGGAATTTTGAGCTGGCGATAAAGGAGTTTGATATTGATGTTAAAAATTCTTTTATGATTGGGGATAAGATAACTGATTTGATTCCTGCGGAGAAATTGGGGATTATGCCTGTTTTGGTAAAAACTGGATATGGTTTGAAGAGTTTGGAAGAACTTGGAGGAACAGGATTAGATCCGATGGTTGTGGACGATATTCTAGATTTTGCAGACAATATCGAAAAATATAAATAA
- a CDS encoding YwqG family protein — MDDKEIKIDDEYVQKFYEEIREDYEKKSPTKTFAKIKLVEDKLKITDSKIVGLPYLPKGAEFPKAPNGEEMLMIAQINCEDLKGLKDFPQKGILQFFVFDDDDAMFGLDFDSPTVQDTFRVIYYDKIEEFYDEKELENIYKPHNYEESFLTNNNESYKIEFELRTEKERFEEAIYNVFDKLCKEKKLEKHQEDWLYRKILNIEMEYSEEPHSQCDGFAFFTQSDPREFEEKYKKYDTVLFQLDSEYDENTKKWKVCIGDAGVLNFFINREKLKKKDFTEILYNWDCY; from the coding sequence ATGGATGATAAAGAAATCAAAATTGATGATGAGTATGTGCAAAAATTTTACGAAGAAATTCGTGAAGATTATGAAAAAAAATCACCAACGAAAACTTTTGCAAAAATAAAACTGGTAGAAGATAAGTTGAAAATAACAGACAGTAAAATTGTGGGATTGCCGTATCTTCCAAAAGGAGCAGAATTTCCAAAAGCACCTAATGGTGAAGAAATGCTGATGATTGCACAGATTAATTGCGAGGATTTGAAGGGACTAAAGGATTTTCCACAAAAGGGAATTTTACAGTTTTTTGTATTTGATGACGATGATGCTATGTTTGGACTTGACTTTGATAGTCCGACAGTTCAAGATACTTTTCGTGTGATTTATTACGATAAGATTGAAGAATTTTATGATGAAAAAGAGCTTGAAAACATTTATAAACCGCATAATTATGAGGAAAGTTTTCTTACAAACAATAATGAAAGCTATAAAATAGAGTTTGAGCTACGAACAGAGAAGGAAAGATTTGAAGAGGCGATTTATAACGTGTTTGATAAGCTTTGTAAGGAGAAAAAGTTGGAGAAACATCAAGAAGATTGGCTTTATCGTAAAATATTGAATATTGAAATGGAATATTCAGAAGAACCTCATTCACAATGTGATGGATTTGCATTTTTTACACAAAGTGATCCGAGAGAATTTGAAGAAAAATATAAAAAATATGATACAGTACTATTTCAATTGGACAGTGAATATGATGAAAATACGAAAAAATGGAAAGTTTGCATTGGAGATGCTGGAGTATTAAATTTTTTCATAAACCGTGAAAAGTTGAAAAAAAAAGACTTTACAGAAATTCTCTACAATTGGGATTGTTATTAA